GGCCTGCAAAATGTTGATGTTGTCTATCACGGTTTGGTCCATCATTTGCACACTCCAGGCCAGCGCCTCCTGCTCTATAATGGGGCGCAGCAGGTTGCGGTCTTTTTCTTTCAGCTTCTTGCTGTCGTTGAGCAAGGGGTGGGCAAAGCCTGGCGGCAAAATAACTGCGGCCGCAAACACAGGCCCGGCATAGCAACCACGGCCGGCTTCGTCGATGCCGGCTTCCACAATGTCTGGCTGATGATACGGGAGCAACACGGGTTAAAAGTAATGGGCAATGCGTTGTCAATGTGCAAAGGCATCATCATTTGTCCATGCGCATTATTGCAAAATGGCCTTGTGTTAATAGAACTACTTTTGCCCGAATTTGTTTTACTCAGTATATGTCAGTATTAGAGCAAGAGTTGCAGCACAACAACAACAAAGCCGTGTACCGTTGGCTCATGATAGGCCTCGGCATGACCATCATTCAAATTGCCCTCGGCGGCATTACCCGCCTTACGGGTAGTGGCCTCAGCATTACCGAATGGGATGTGGTAACCGGCGCCCTGCCGCCACTCAACGAAGCTGCCTGGCTGCAGGAGTTCGACAAGTACAAGGCCACGCCACAGTTTCGCTTGCTCAATACCGATTTCGATGTGAGTGATTTCAAATTCATTTTTTTCTGGGAATGGTTTCACCGTTTGTGGGCCCGCCTCATTGGCGTAGTGTTTGCCGCAGGCTTCGTTTACTTTTTGGTAAAAAAGCAATTTGAAAAAAACATCATTCGCCCATTGGTGATTTTGTTTGTGCTCGGTGCGCTGCAGGGGTTGGTAGGCTGGATTATGGTGGCCAGTGGTCTCGAAGGCGATGCCGTGTATGTAAAGCCCACCCGGCTGGCATTGCATTTCATTTTTGCACTGGGCCTGCTGAGCTATGTGTATTGGTTTGCGCTACAGCTAAGTGTGGAAGAAAAACACCGCACCAATTGCCGGGCGTTACAAAAAGCTGCATTGTACATTATAGCCGTGCTTACCCTGCAGTTGATTTACGGTGCCCTTATGGCCGGGCACAAAGCGGCTACGGCTGCTGCCACCTGGCCCGATATCAATGGGTATTTAGTACAACCGCCGGGCTTGTACAAAGCCGATCATGGCTGGCTCAATTTCATTGACAATAAAATTATGGTGCACTTTGTGCATCGGGGTTTGGCTTACTTACTGTTTATATTGATTGTATGGTTTGGCTGGAAGGCCAGCCGCCAGTATGGATTGCTGCGCCGCCAATCGTGGTGGCCCATGGTACTTGTATTGGTGCAGGTGCTGCTCGGTATTTTTACCGTGCTCAGCAGCAAAGGCATTGTGCCCAATAGCTGGGGTACTTTTGAGTGGTTGGCTCAGCTGCACCAGCTCACCGGCATGCTCTTGCTGCTGGCAATGGTGCGGATGCTGTACCTTACCAGCGGCATACGCAAGGCAGCACATGCATAACGCTGGTTGTCTTTGTGTGTAAGGAAGTACAAACATGACAACTACAACCATACCCACCAGACACACCGCTAAAAAAAAGCTGAGACGCTATGCACTCGGTACCTGGTTTTCATTGCCGGTACAGTTGTTTTTGCTGCACTTCAAAAAGTATCAGGCACTGTTGTTGATCTGGTACATTTTGTTTGCCACCGTGGGTGGTTCTTTCATGAATAAGTTTGGTGCCCACATGCTCTTTTTGTATCCGGAGTATTTGGGAAAAGTCAATGCCGTTGGCACTTTTTGGGTGGGCTGCGGCTTTGCTGTTTTTCTGATGTGCTGGAACATTACCACCTTTATTTTACACAGCCGGGAGTTTAAATTTTTAGCGGCCACCGCACAGCCTTTTCTGAAGTATTGCATCAACAATGCCATACTGCCACTGCTGTTTATTGTATTCTATTTGGTGCAGGCCATTGAGTTTACTCGTACACAAGAGTTGTTGACTACTGCTAATATTTTGGCCTTGTCGGGTGGGTTTTTAGCCGGTCTTATTTTGGTGTTGCTGATTAGTTTTTTGTACTTCTTTGGTGCCGATAAAACCATTTACAAACGCCTTACGCCGCAAGCCAAAGAAACACTGGCGGTAAAGAAACACCGCCTCCACAATTTTAGGCGACGCAATAAGCAGCGCATTCGGGTAGACTGGTATTTTTCGGCCACGCTGCGGTTGCGGCAGCCACGCAATGTGTCGCACTACGACGATGCTTTTCTCGAACGCATTTTCAGTCAGCATCACTTAGCCGCCATCTTTTCCATCATGCTGGTGTTTGCCTTGCTGGTAGTAGCTGGTTTTTTGCAAGACAATGCCTATTTGCAACTCCCTGCTGCCGGTAGCATCATGGTTTTCTTTGCCATCCTCATTGCTTTGGTAGGTGGGTTTTCTTATTTCATGGGCACCTGGTCGCTGCCGGTGTTGGGTTTGCTGTTTCTTGGATTTAACTACCTATACCAGCAAAACATATTTGACCCCCGCAACAAAGCGTATGGCATTGCCTACAACGATACCACTCATGCCGCTTACAACGAGCAGGCATTGATGCAAGCCAGCGATGCCAAACACATTTCCGCCGATTCTTTACAATACATACAGCTACTCAACAACTGGAAACAACAACAAGGCACCGACAAACCCGTGATGATACTCATAGCCAGCAGTGGGGGCGGCATGCGGGCTGCAACCTTTACCTCGCAAGTATTGCAGCAGTTGGATAGTGCCAGTCGCGGACAATTGTTGCGCCAAACTTTTCTCATGACGGGTGCTTCGGGTGGCATGCTCGGTGCTGCATGGATTCGGGAATTGTACCATCGTCGCCAGCAGAAAATACTCAGCGATAGTGCCGCTGCACAACTGGTGCCGGCTGTGTGGCAAGACCTGCTCAATCCGTTGTTCTCTTCATTCGTTACACGAGATTTAATGGCGCCTGCACAATTCTTTTCGTATGCCGGGCAGCGTTACATCAAAGACCGTGGGTATGCTTTTGAGCAAAAGCTCAACAGCAACACCATGGGCTGGCTCGACAAACCCATGCTGGCGTACAAAACAGCAGAAGCCAGCGGCCAACTGCCCCATATGGTTTTAAACGCCGTGATTACCCGTGATGGCCGCACGGTGTACTTTAGCAATCATCCGGTACGCTTTTTTACCAAACCACAAATGCCGGGGCAACCGCTCTATCCCGATGGCATCGACTTCCATTCCTTTTTTAAAGCACAACAATCCGATAGCCTGCGGTTTTTATCTGCCCTGCGCATGAACGCCACATTCCCTTATGTGCTGCCAAATGTGTGGATGCCTACCTCGCCGGTAATTGATGTAATGGATGCTGGTTTCAGAGACAACACAGGCCTGGAAACGGCTGTCAGATTTATGCAGTTTTTCCGGCAGTGGCTGCACGCCAACTGCAGCAAAGTGCTGATACTGCAAATACGGGATAAACCCGAGGGTGGTTGGGACATGCCGTATGAAAGCAACAACATGTTTGACCTCGTTACCAAGCCGGCCTTGCTCACCCAAAACAACTTGTTTCGGTTTCAGGAGTACGACCAGCTGAAACGACTGGAATTGCTACAACAGCAACAACCCGGATTAATAGAAAGAGTACTGTTTGAATACACGCCCAACAATCAGCAAAGTGCAGCGTCATTGAGCTTTCACCTTACCAGAAGTGAGCAGCAGGATATTGTACTGAGCATACGGCACAGCGGGCATGTACAACGCATTCGCAAAGCCATGCAAAACATGCAAGCCACTAAGGCACCAGCAAATTGATACTGCCCTGCTGCATGGTAAAATCAAGCGATTCTTCTGTTTGTACCGGATCGCCATCGATGTGCAGCGGCGCCAGCTGCAGGTTGCGTACCTGTATGCTTTTGGCCTGATAATACAGCACATGATTTTTGCCAATGGTTTCGGCCAGTGAACGCAGTTTATTGTTGCCCCTTATCTGGCGCATCAATGCAAAAGGCAAACCTGCCTTGGGCATTTTTTGTACAATCACAATATCGAGCAAACCATCGCTGATGCTGGCCAGTGGTGCAATGGTTACATTGTTGCCAAACTGATTGCTGTTGGCCACGCTGATAAAAAATGCATCGGTGAAAAAGCAGAAATTTTCAATGCACACTTCAAACTGATACGGATGCGCTTTGAAAAACTCCACCAGTGTTTTGGTGGTGTAGGTCATGAGGCCCCGCTTGCTGCTGTGCGAAAATTTTTCGGCCACAGCCGCATCAAAACCTATGCCCGCCAGCATGCAGGCAAAATGCCGGTTCACATTAAAGCTGTCCGTTTTGGCCACTTTGCCGCGGCGAATCACATCGTATGCTTGTGCCGGTTTCAATGGCAGTGCTGCCGTTCTGCCCAAGCCGTTGCCGCTACCCACCGGAATAATGCCGAGGTTCATGCGGGTATTGCGTACAGCTGCTGCCACCATGTTTACCGTACCATCGCCACCGCAGGCAATTACATCTGTTGCATCAAATTCTTCGGCCAAATGCTGCAATGAGTATGCGTTGGTATTGGGCGAAGTATGAAAAATATGGTAATCAATTCCGTCGGCATCGGCCTGCTGTCGTATGAACTTTTCGAGCCCGTCTTTGGAGCGGGTTCCTGCTTTAGGGTTGATGACAAAAAAATAGCGACGCCTCATAATACTGTTCATTTACTGCACGGCGGGTAAAGGTAAGCCCGGGGCGTTGGGCCAATTCAGAAAACAATGTCAATTTTCCACTTCAACTCCATCGCTGCACGGCTCACAAATGCGATGTACCTTGCATCCACCATCCCATGAAAAAATTCCTCATCAAAGGGCTAAAAATAACAGGTATCAGTATAGGCTCATTGCTGCTACTGATGTTTGTGCTGCCCATGCTCTTTCCCGAAAAAGTAGCCACACAAATCAAAAGCTGGGCCAATCAAAGTATTGAAGGTGAACTCAACTTTTCAAAAGTGCGGTTGTCTTTCTTCCGGCATTTTCCCAACCTTACACTGAGTTTGTATGACTACTCACTAACAGGCAGTGCGCCTTTTGCCAAAGACACGCTGGCGGCTGGCAAAGAGCTGGCTATGGGCATCAATCTGTTTTCGTTGTTTAAAGAGTCGATTGAAGTCAACAAGTTTTATGTAGATGCTTCCAGGTTCAATATTTTGGTAGACAAAGACGGCAACGCCAACTACAATATTTACAAAAGCGATACCACTGCTACCAGCAATAGCAGCGACACGGCATCGGCACACCTCAATATTGAAGGCATTGTTATCAGCAACAGTCAGCTGTATTACAACGATCAATCGCTGCCCATGCTGCTGCGTATGGACGGCCTCAACTACGAAGGCAATGGCGACTTTGCCCACAGCCAGTTTGAACTGGAATCGGAACTGCAGGCAGATAGTGTAGACTTTATATACGATGGTACTGCCTACATACAACGCAAGCAGCTACGGGCAGCGCTTATTACCGGTATCAATACCTCATCGCTAAGTTTTCGTTTTGCTAAAAACGATATCCTCATCAACAAACTACCTGTTGATTTTTCGGGCAGCATGACCATTGTAGATGATGGCTATGATATTGACATGCATGTGGTATCGGGTACTACCGATTTTGGCAACATCTTTTCTGCCTTGCCACCGGAGTATAACGAATGGTTTGCCAGTACAACATTCAAAGGCCGTTCACAAATCAAACTGGATTTGGAAGGCAAATACCGGGCTGCTCAAAACCTGGCCCCCAACCTGCACATGCACATGTGGGTGAATGACGGACTGATACAACACAAAGCAGCACCTGCCCCGCTAGAACATTTTTATACCGGCATCGATTTCAGCATACCCTCGTTGAATGTAGACAGCATGGAACTGCGTATTGACTCATTGAAATTTTTGCTGCAAGGAAGTCCTACTTTTTTCACCCTCAGTAGCAAGGGTATTCATAAGCCTATGGTAAAAGGGCGGCTCAACAGCCAACTGGATTTATCGTTGCTGGACCAGGCTTTGGGCCTTAGCAATATGGAATTGAAAGGACTGCTAAACATGCAGGCCAATATCAATGGTCGTTTTGATGGCGACAAACAATTGTTTCCTCCCACCAATGCCAGCATTACACTGCGCAATGGTTTTGTACAAACCAGCTACTACCCACAGCCGGTTTCCAATTTGGATGTCGACGTTGC
The Phnomibacter ginsenosidimutans genome window above contains:
- a CDS encoding COX15/CtaA family protein yields the protein MSVLEQELQHNNNKAVYRWLMIGLGMTIIQIALGGITRLTGSGLSITEWDVVTGALPPLNEAAWLQEFDKYKATPQFRLLNTDFDVSDFKFIFFWEWFHRLWARLIGVVFAAGFVYFLVKKQFEKNIIRPLVILFVLGALQGLVGWIMVASGLEGDAVYVKPTRLALHFIFALGLLSYVYWFALQLSVEEKHRTNCRALQKAALYIIAVLTLQLIYGALMAGHKAATAAATWPDINGYLVQPPGLYKADHGWLNFIDNKIMVHFVHRGLAYLLFILIVWFGWKASRQYGLLRRQSWWPMVLVLVQVLLGIFTVLSSKGIVPNSWGTFEWLAQLHQLTGMLLLLAMVRMLYLTSGIRKAAHA
- a CDS encoding diacylglycerol/lipid kinase family protein; translation: MRRRYFFVINPKAGTRSKDGLEKFIRQQADADGIDYHIFHTSPNTNAYSLQHLAEEFDATDVIACGGDGTVNMVAAAVRNTRMNLGIIPVGSGNGLGRTAALPLKPAQAYDVIRRGKVAKTDSFNVNRHFACMLAGIGFDAAVAEKFSHSSKRGLMTYTTKTLVEFFKAHPYQFEVCIENFCFFTDAFFISVANSNQFGNNVTIAPLASISDGLLDIVIVQKMPKAGLPFALMRQIRGNNKLRSLAETIGKNHVLYYQAKSIQVRNLQLAPLHIDGDPVQTEESLDFTMQQGSINLLVP
- a CDS encoding AsmA family protein; translated protein: MKKFLIKGLKITGISIGSLLLLMFVLPMLFPEKVATQIKSWANQSIEGELNFSKVRLSFFRHFPNLTLSLYDYSLTGSAPFAKDTLAAGKELAMGINLFSLFKESIEVNKFYVDASRFNILVDKDGNANYNIYKSDTTATSNSSDTASAHLNIEGIVISNSQLYYNDQSLPMLLRMDGLNYEGNGDFAHSQFELESELQADSVDFIYDGTAYIQRKQLRAALITGINTSSLSFRFAKNDILINKLPVDFSGSMTIVDDGYDIDMHVVSGTTDFGNIFSALPPEYNEWFASTTFKGRSQIKLDLEGKYRAAQNLAPNLHMHMWVNDGLIQHKAAPAPLEHFYTGIDFSIPSLNVDSMELRIDSLKFLLQGSPTFFTLSSKGIHKPMVKGRLNSQLDLSLLDQALGLSNMELKGLLNMQANINGRFDGDKQLFPPTNASITLRNGFVQTSYYPQPVSNLDVDVAINGQSGTYNDLQIQLKPVSFQFEQQPFSLTADLRNLNNVAYNIAAKGTLNLGNLYQVFAIPDYGFKGMLKADLALQGTQTDLMEGRYQALNNKGTLEAINWQLRSRDYPYPFEVPTASLRFDREKAWLSNTQIQYRGNSMMLSGYASNFIGYYLQGSPLTGKLSVRSKKLVIDDFMELMPADSSAAADSTTASTGVVMLPRNLRLQFDAAVDEIVYGQSTIRHFGGQLQLQQGKLDMRQTRFSIAGAKVNMEGSYAPQHSKSALFTAKLKADSFDVKKAYDEIPLFREMASAAQGVQGLISLDYALDGRLNETMYPVMPSLKGSGYLKLENVKVKGQKILGAISRKTGKDSLSQGNIKAVVIKSSITNNIMTIERTKMKVFGFRPRFEGQVSLDGRMNLKFRLGLPPFGIIGIPMTITGTSDKPVVKLRRGKEADELEEETDEEDLE